The nucleotide window CTTCACCAAAACCCTAAAACCAGAGGAGCGAGGAGAGAGCGAGAGGCAACCGAGTGAGGGGTTTGGTGTTTAGAAGAGGAAACAAGGTAGCGAAGGGCAGATGTATTTATAGACGCCCGAGAAAGCAGGGGAGACAAGGGAGGCGCACATTCCGGTGGTACAAGACGTGGAAGAGCCAGAAAACGAATAAGATGCCGATGGCGTCGGCACCGCACCTCCGCGATTCTCGAATCGGATTTAAaacaattaaaattaaaattaaaataataaaaatattcttcttcttgtgatgttaaaaaatataatatactagtaaaattaatatatatatatatataatacatatttaaaataaaatagatgGATTTTCCCAAAAAAAACACTCCTCTTAGAGGTTACTATAGATAACCTTATCTTTACttattataatcttatttttataaaatttaaatatttttaaaattatctttttcataaatagattttattctttttcttcttcttcttcttaaggaTAGGGTAAGTAAAGCAAGACCTAAATGCAAGCTAAGGGACGATGATTATGAATTATGAGAAGCGATTAAGATATAAGTTAGGGGCGACGATCGATTACAGGGTGCATCAGTAGGGTGTGTAGGTGTGGAATGtgtggaaggaaaaaaaaaggaaaaaatcaaaattataaaggttataaataataaaatattattttattaaaatttaaaaatagattATGAATAATAAGAGTATTATTAATACTAAAAAAAGCTCTAAATGACTCTTTATAGTATTTTTCTAACACTTTAACTATTTCATTTATCTTTTCAAAATACTCAAAAAAACAATCAGTCATCTACTCATGCTTATAAATCGatttttaatcttaatttttttactaaattatgtttttttttcagtATAATAGAAAACACTGTAACTCTTTGGCTAGTggattttttttgtgaattctCATTCGAAATCATGTGGAATAATTTCTGTTTGCTTCCAGACATTTTGAGGTTAATCTGAGATCAATCCAACGCTGTGGCTAGTGGATCGGAGGTGGAATCCAATGCTCATATGTCGATCGAAGCGATCCCGTAGGCATTTGCCAACACTGCGAATGTTCGATGGCAGTGTTGCTTGGTTGGATTCGGTCGGAATCCTATGCACGCAAAAGCGGCAGTAAAGATGCCATGAGTATGCCATACTCTACATGAGTATGtacctaaaatattattttggatataGCTAGACCGATTAATATGCTATGGTTTGCCCCTTCTTTACCAGCAAGTCCATCAAAGATGTCCTTTTGGCCATCAATTACAGAATAAGCTCCAAGAAGAAAAGGTCCCCTGTTGAGAACTTGGCAGTCTACTGGGCTGTTCCCTTTCTTGAGATTCGGATTCTCGATCTTAGCTTCCTCATCTTTGAAAGAATATAATGTTATATTCGAGAGAATGTTTTGGATCAAGTGTATTTATGTAGAAACAGATGATTATTATTGTATTAGAAGATTAAAAGTAGTCTCATGACATGCATCGTGACAAAGACACCAAGAACATGAGAAGATGACAGATTACAGATCaagataaagaagaagatgacacTGGGATCGATCACTGCTACTGGGGATTTGGTGCCCTGCTGTTGGCAGAACAAACCCTGGAGCCCCACTCCAGCAGCTCTTTGCTGGTATCATCCTTGTGCACGATCACCTCTATGAAGCACAGGCAGTCCTGCTTGGCCCCCGCCGCCGTCGCGATCGCTTCCTTGAGCTCCTCCTCGTACCGGACCTGCACACACGCAGTTCAGATCGATGAATACGTTTGGAGATACGGCGAACGCTCTGCCGTCCGAGTACCGAGTGCTGTGCTCACCCTCGTCGTCCAGCACTTGCCCTCGCCGTTGTGGATGGCGTCCACCAGGCCGGCGTAGTTCCAGTTCTTGATGACATTGTAAGGTCCGTCGTGGATCTCCACCTCGATGGTGTACCCGCCGTTGTTGATGAGGAAGATGATGCTGTTCTGCTCGCACCGCAGCATCGTCGACACGTCCTGAGCTGTCACCTGCAGTCCACGCAGAGGTTAGCGGATCAGAATCCGCTGATTCAGTACTCGCCATACGAGGGCATTAGGATCAGAAGCGGCACCTGAAAGCTTCCATCACCGATGCAGGCGATCACACGCTTCCTGTTCTTCACAGCCTGCGCGTACCCCAGCGTCGCCCCCACAGACCAACCGATGGATCCGTACTGCATCTGGAACTCGTACCTGAGGAGCAAAAGCCGAGTTAGTTCTTCCCCCAGGAAGGGATTCATCTGTCAGGGGATCGAAAGCTCCTACCCGCAGCCTTCCGGCAACTTCAGTTTCTGGCAGTTGAACCACGAGTCGCCAGTCTCGGCGATGACGGCGGTGTTGCCGGACAGCATCTGCTGGATGTGCTTGAAGAGCACGTTCACCCTCAGCGGCTCTTTTGGCTTGCACTCCAGCGGCTGACCGTCGGGCACGAAGATCCGGTGGTAGTTCTCGTATGCGGTGGTGTTCTTCTTGAGCCGCTTGGCGAGCGCTTGGAGGAAGTCCTTCATGAGGATGCAGCCGAAGGCCGGCCCGTTGGCCACCACGACGCGCTCCGGCTGGACGATGATGGCTTTCTCCTTCTTGAGGAGCAGGGAGTAGCCGACGGAGCTGTAGTCGTTGAAGATGGGGCCCACGAAGACGTAGGCGTCGGCGGACTCGACGATCTCGGCGCAGAAGGACGTGCTCACGGCGCCCCAGTAGGTGCCGATGAACCGGGGGTGGTGCTCTGGGACAAGCCCCTTGGCAGAGGGCATCACCGCGATGGGGTAGCCGCAGGCGTCCGCGAGCTCCACGAAGGCCTTCCCGGCCTTGGCCACCCGGATCTTGGGCCCTCCCACCAGCACCGGCTTCACCGCCTTGTTCAGGAACTCCACCGTCGCCTCGACGGCGGCCTCCAACCCCATCTGGTTGCTCAATCTGACAGTTCGAAGAAGAGGATCCAAAAATCAACCGACCTGTGGATTCTTATCGAACACGAGGGAGGCGAAAGCTGCGACGAGGAAGTCTACCTGGGGGAGAGGAAGAAGGGGACGGGCTCGAGGCTGAAGGTGGGGTGAGCGATGGCGGAGAGATTGCAGCTGATACTGATGTAAACGGGCTTGCTCTCCTTTAGCGCGGTGGAGATGGCGGTGTCGATGAGTTCGTGAGCGTCGTCGAGGTGGTTCACCACTGCCTGTGCGCAGTCCAAACGCATCGGAGACGTCACAAGATTCGAACTGCACGCTCAATACAAGAAAAAGATCCGAACAGAATCggctttttatttatgattacCTGATAGCAAGTGATGGTTTGGAAGCAGCGGAGCTCCTGCGAGAAGTCCGGAAGGCCGATGGTGTGGTGGAGGACACGGTTGGTGCCGTAGTCGTTGGAGTTGGGCCCGCCGACGATGCAGATGACAGGGAGGTTCTCGCTGTAGGAGCCGGCGATGGCGTTGAGCACGCTGAGGCCACCGACGGTGAAGGTAACGGCGCAGGCGCCGACGCCGCGGGCTCGGGCATAACCGTCGGCTGCGTACCCGGCGTTGAGCTCGTTGCAGCAGCCGACGAGGCGGAGTCCGGGTTCGGCGATGAGGTGGTCGAGGAGGGTGAGGTTGAAGTCCCCCGGGACGGCGAACACGTCGTGGACGCCAACCTGGACGAGGCGCCGGGCCAGGTGGCGGCCCAGGGTCGCTTCCGCCGCCTCAGCCTGCGCCGCGGGGGCGATGGGGTGGCAGTGCGCCGTCGGCGGGCTGCCCACGCTACCGTTCGCCATGGTCTCCATCGCCGCGTCCACCGACCCAATCCTAGTGTCCATCGCCACTGAGCGCGAGACCGACTGTGTGTGGCTAAAACAAGCTATTTTCTCTCTCTTAAAGAACAATCCTTTTTCTTTGACGTGTGTTCTTCTCAAGAGACCGACGACGAGCTCTTATACGAGGGAATTAGGTGGCTTTTCATTTCGTGTGGGTTCATTTTGGTGGGCAAAACCAGAGAGCGGTTTCGGCGGGAGAAGCATGGAGGTCACAGGCTGCTTAGGATCAACAGCGATCGACAAGAAGACGGCGGAGATGTACCCATGGTCGGAGAGGAAAACCACGTAGCCCTTTGAAACGGAGAAAACCATGGTTTTCTTCTGTCGGGGTCTCGATGGTCCTCGGCACTGTGTCAGGTTGACTGCATGGGAAACGCAGCAAACTTACGTTTGAGGGCGTCGTGTTACAGAAGACTGGACGGGCAGATTCAGGAATCTTTTACTGCTCTTGGTAGATGAGCGACACGTTGAAGTCGGTCAACAGTCAACAGTCAAATATCGAGTGATGACGTAAGTATGATGCCATTATACTTATTATTATGGGCCAAATTATTATTCTTTTAAGACGAAAGTAAACATTTGAGTTATATTTggatttatgattttttattaataataataataataataataataataataaaggaattTGATTTTGGAACGTTGTTATTAATATAGTGAAGGTGGTGGTTTGTGTTGTGTAGTTGGCAGGCGGGTGGCAACTGCGTACGTCGGTGGACGACGCGGCACGTGGCGGACAGCGGGGTCGGGCGCCGCCCCCGTTTGAGCCCAACCCACCTCCGACGCGGCCAACTCTGACGAGCGCACTCGGTCGCCCGTGGGTAGAGGGAAGACGGAACGAAGGACGAGTGCGGCCGCTGCCGGCTCGCAATCCAACGCCCCCAAATCGGTGGCCGCGAACGCAGGTTTTGGTTCCAGTGTGCGCCCCTCGTCTCTCCTTTTCCACGCTATGAGATGAATACAAGCGATAGAGTTCACCCTAATTGAGCGTGCTGAGGTTGTCTGATCAAAGCACATGGAGATTTATTGTTCCTAATAGTTTGAGAGGTGATAAAAGATATTAATGGAGTTGCATTAACATGAATTCAACGGAAAGATTTCTTCTATCAATATCGATTAATTGATAAAGATATCTTCAAAACTTACCTCAAATAGTTATGAAAGATTATGAAAAATTTATCTTCTATCATGACTCTGTAAGACTGAACTCCTGTTAATTACATCGATCATGGACCAATATAAAGAAAATATCTCTCGGACGAGAGGTTTTGTGAGAGAGTCTACTAGTTAATCAGTCGTATGTATATGAGAAATacatagttgatgtctgacaatttAATATCAGACGAAGTAAAAATCGATGGTAACGTGTTTCATACATAAGTGAAATACTGAATTGGTGCATAAATAAGTGGCTTCCATATTATCATGATATATTATAAGAGTTAGGATGGAGTTGATATCGAGTTCCTTTAGTAGATTCGTGGCCCAATTGAGGTATGCTGTAGTGGTGGCGATGACTCAATATTTAATTTTAGTTATGGATATTGCGATTGTTGTTTGCTTCTTTGAACTCTAATTGATTGGATTTGAACCAAGGAAGATTATACCCCAATgtagatattctatcatcaatgtTCTTTGCCTAATCAATATCGACAaaagcatggagatgaagtgatGAGTGTTTACGGAGAAAAAGTTTATGATTGAGGACCCCTTTGAGATATCACAGAACTCGTTTTAttacagaccaatgcatagtggaTGACCGATACATGAATTGAGATAATTTAATGATTACAAATGAGATGTCGGGACAtgtgagagataagtactgtaaAAAATTAAGTACTTGTCGGTATTATATAGAATATGTAGTAGGGCTGCCATCATATAACTTAAGTGATTCAATAGCAAAGAGTGGAGTGGCAACCTCTTTGGCGTATTACATGTTCGTCTTTGatgataaatcttgaatatacttttttttaGAGAGAAAGAGTCTTGAAGTTGTGTATATTGCTTCTATTCTTAGAAAGTAGTTATCAAGATTCTTAGATCTTTGATTTTGATGGAGAATTGATTTGCCAATTGCATGAGAAATCCCTTGATCTCCATAGAATTATTGCTTATGacgataatatcatccacatacactaGTAGATATATTGTACATCTATTTTATTATcgtaaaaataataaagtatcAAACTTAGAATTTATAAAGCTAGTTGATGttaaaaatgagccaagttcggTGTACCATGCTCTTGGAGCTTAAcgaagtctataaatagctttttgaagtttacaAAATATATTGTGCCCTGGATATTTAGGATTGATGAATATGGAAGGTtgctatataaatatatattcagtTAGAGTCTTACGTAAGATAGCATTGATAACATTCAGTTATTATAAGtgccaaccttttgagatggCTAAAGTTAGGATAAGTCGGATTGTTGTTGGTTTAACAATATGACTGaatgtctttgtgaagtcaacaccaggtcattgatgaaactctttggctattagacgtgctttatatctaaCAACGGATTCATTTAGATTCCGTTTAATTCGAAAGACTCATTTATATCCaatgatattttttatgtgatgaaatggtaCAAGGGTATTTTTAACACATGACTTTATCCTAGTgtggagatttttgagcttgagtaatGATGGTGAGTTTAATGGGCTCAGGTGGAGAGTTTGTGATGACATGAAGGTCAagaacttgacgtggtttgaaaacaCAACTTTTGGAGCATATTGTCATGGGATGTCATGTGCAATGGGATTGTTAGGTTGTGCGGTAGGTATAGGTATTCGTGGAGAGTCACTGATACATATCTTgtcacactaaggtacttcagtaTCATTAGGTCCAAGAGAAAGCAACGACGGTGGTTATGTTTCTAAGGGTAGTGCTTCATCAATAGGATTAACTTATGAAAAAGTAAATGTGTATCATGATGGGAAGGATTGGACGGTGTGGTGAGAGGCCTGTTTGACGTTGTTTGAGGTATACTATGATGTATGTTTGTTGGAGTGACTCGCATGACTAGAGACCCTTGGTTTTGGAAGGGAAAATTAGACTTTACAAAAGTGATATGACGTGATATAAAAACTTTTTGAGTTTGAGGATCGTAGCATCGGAAAGCATTATAtttaagataatatcatatgaagaTACAAGGTTTAGATCTTGGTGttatcttatgtgaggcataggggCATAGCCATGGATAACAGAGACAACTATGTATTTTGAGTTTTTGAATGTTTGaaagtttataaaataatttttaaatagtgATTGATATTAGAGAACTGAAgtaagcatacgattaatgaggtagactGTAGTTTGAAAGGCTGTAGGTTGGTGGCAttgaggcttgatgtagaagggcgTAACCAATTTCAGCTATATTTATTTGACATGGCCAAGGAGGGTGATTTGATGTGTTGTATACTACAAACTAAGATTCAAGATGTTAGAGTTCGATATTCACTCATTGTAGACCGAAAGAAGTTCTTGACAAATTTTCTAAAGTGAGTAAAAACCATGGAAACTTACCatatgtacttagtaaaataatatatgaaaattacataaaatataaattatcaaaaaaagTGGTTGGAGCAAGGCCCCAAacatttatataaataatttcaaatagttTAGAGTAGGATATAGAATATGTTCTAAAAAGTAgccgatgacttttattactaagacaagcattatAATTAGTTACGATGCTACTTGTTATCAAAGTTAGaagtgaataataaaaaaatagtttttgtTAGATAGAGGATGAGGGATGACATCGACACCGGAACTATTACAGCTCCGCCGATGAGGAATTACATAGAGGCTTTGCTAGCAGAGAGCTCTCGGTATCCGAGATGAGGTCCTCGATGAGAATCACTACTGTTCCATGCTATGCTTAGTAGCGATGACAGTGATGAGTAGCAAGGGGATTAAGAGTTTTCGGTATCCGAGATGGCTCGGTGGAGCAAATCCTTGATACGCTTTGGCTTGAGAGGAGACAGATAAATAAGATGATATACTAGTTCCCAAGGAATGATCAAATGAAAGGTTTTGCAGTAGATGAGACAGAAAGCTTGTTAGAGTTCCCCGGAATGAAAGGAGAAGACAGAGAAGAAAAGCACAATTGAGGGGTAGAGTCAGTGCAAAGGAGTCGCAAGAGAGTATATTCCAATGTCGGTGTGGAGTCGCAAGAGAGTATGTTCCAATGTCGGTGTGGGTCCGCTGACCGTGCAGGGGAGAAGGCTACCTGTTAGTAATTGTTATCACTGGGAGTAAATCTTATTCACGACAAGAGACGCTCTAATACAAATTAAGAGGTAATAAATGAGATTATATTTGTATTAGGTAAAGGTAAAGATTTCTTTTATCAAGATCGATTAGttgagagagatttcctcaaacagtcgtGGAAAGTTAAGAAAATCTTATTTTCTTGCTCTTTTATTTTTGTTTCGTAAAGAAATTTATCTCAAACCTTCAtatgtaatatattattatgagaCCAATTATTTTAGATGTAATATTTTATCAAATGACATATATTAAAGTCTTTAATAGGTTGAATATGAGATCAATATTTTACATACAAAAACTTATTATTAAGTTAAATTATGACTGTTCATGTGTACGACGATTTGGAACCAAATTAGATTTTTCTTCATGTCTTTCTAAAATAATGTGGTCTCGGGCGAAATAGAGTCAGAGCCATTTTTAGTTATtaataatatgaaaatattaaTGCGATAAAcgtttttcataattttaaatagtaattttctaatattttattatagacCAATCAAGATTTTTATCGACTAAATAAATCTTCAAATACAGGAAAGATGTTGAAGTAGAAATAACAATTATCATGTACTATTTAGTGTATTTAATACCCACCACAATATTAAAGAGTGATCTACATCACCGATCGAAGCCGTCCATCCATCACATCATCTATCATCTGCACCGTCCATTAGATTGGATGACCAGATCTGCTCTTCTCTTTCCTTCAGCAAACATGATCCCATCGACGTCCCCCATTTTCTCTCCCCCTCTCTCACGCTCACTCACTCGTCGGTGGGCCCAATTCAATCCGAGGTGGAAACGCCCACTCACTTCTCCGTTTCCCCGCTCGCCGGTTACATCGCGTTTCTTCAACGTCACTCGCTGCCATACCTCCGTCACACCGACTCTTCAACTCCCATATCCTAATCGCGTCCACTCAACTCCATCTCCTGACCAAGGCGTTCCTCCGATGGGGACAAGCGCCTCCAAGAACTCCGACAGCTCCCATGGCGGCCGCGACGGCCAGCTCTACGTCTCCCTTAAGATGGAGAACTTCAACATCGGAGGCGATCTCATCCCCCACGTCTACGGCTCCGCCCCCATCACCGGTTCTTGGGACTCCGCTAAGGCcgtaagatcaactaccctccctCGCCTCTTTCCTATCTCTCTCTATCTGACGCTTCTTGATGTTCGATGATCCCTTAGCTCTCGATGGCCCGGGAGTCGGCGTCGACGTGGGAGCTCGGCTTCGTCGTGCCCCCCAATCACGGTATGGACGAGCCCACTCCGGTTCTTGGATCCGATTGCCTCCGTTATATTGCGTTTTCATTGTTCTGTTTTGGTTGCTCGGCCTTGTTcttgttcctcttcttctttagaGACGCTGGACTTCAAGTTCTTGCTGAAGCCTAAGTACAGTAACGTGCCATGCGTGGTGGAGGAGGGGCCGAGCCGGTTGCTCACTGGAGGGATGCTGCAAGAGGAGGATGC belongs to Musa acuminata AAA Group cultivar baxijiao chromosome BXJ1-11, Cavendish_Baxijiao_AAA, whole genome shotgun sequence and includes:
- the LOC135597754 gene encoding pyruvate decarboxylase 1-like is translated as MDTRIGSVDAAMETMANGSVGSPPTAHCHPIAPAAQAEAAEATLGRHLARRLVQVGVHDVFAVPGDFNLTLLDHLIAEPGLRLVGCCNELNAGYAADGYARARGVGACAVTFTVGGLSVLNAIAGSYSENLPVICIVGGPNSNDYGTNRVLHHTIGLPDFSQELRCFQTITCYQAVVNHLDDAHELIDTAISTALKESKPVYISISCNLSAIAHPTFSLEPVPFFLSPRLSNQMGLEAAVEATVEFLNKAVKPVLVGGPKIRVAKAGKAFVELADACGYPIAVMPSAKGLVPEHHPRFIGTYWGAVSTSFCAEIVESADAYVFVGPIFNDYSSVGYSLLLKKEKAIIVQPERVVVANGPAFGCILMKDFLQALAKRLKKNTTAYENYHRIFVPDGQPLECKPKEPLRVNVLFKHIQQMLSGNTAVIAETGDSWFNCQKLKLPEGCGYEFQMQYGSIGWSVGATLGYAQAVKNRKRVIACIGDGSFQVTAQDVSTMLRCEQNSIIFLINNGGYTIEVEIHDGPYNVIKNWNYAGLVDAIHNGEGKCWTTRVRYEEELKEAIATAAGAKQDCLCFIEVIVHKDDTSKELLEWGSRVCSANSRAPNPQ